From Mycoplasma sp. 2045, a single genomic window includes:
- a CDS encoding DUF2714 domain-containing protein, translating to MKNKELLAYLEKAKVYQSKLFADFERFKSKPTYVSNESFWNSFLIEYNLTEKDLKPLTDSIQKWISRKNNLLLDKFVITWTIDSKFSLYDQIPKTEQKQNVSVSDTILRSSVSQLNSDFNEYINKLIEENYIIEFIPSVLLLKENNVYKLFIGPGIINEQ from the coding sequence ATGAAAAATAAAGAGCTTTTAGCATACTTAGAAAAAGCAAAAGTTTATCAATCAAAATTATTTGCTGACTTTGAAAGATTTAAAAGCAAACCGACTTATGTTTCAAATGAAAGTTTCTGAAATTCATTTTTAATTGAATACAACTTAACTGAAAAAGATTTAAAACCTTTAACAGATAGTATTCAAAAATGAATTAGCAGAAAAAATAATCTTTTATTAGATAAATTTGTTATCACCTGAACTATTGATTCAAAATTTAGTTTATATGATCAAATTCCTAAAACTGAACAAAAACAAAATGTTTCTGTATCAGATACAATACTTAGAAGCTCTGTTTCACAATTGAACTCAGACTTTAATGAATACATAAATAAACTAATTGAAGAGAATTACATTATCGAATTTATACCAAGTGTTCTTTTATTAAAAGAAAACAATGTTTATAAATTATTTATAGGTCCTGGAATTATTAATGAACAGTAA
- the mip gene encoding Ig-specific serine endopeptidase MIP has translation MKKNKLKLMLLATFGSIVSISSLGISCGQTKPKPENPANPKKDDPQNPKDNGGNEGDKVIVEPEIPTRPTNPGVGLNIPGMPELYKTDPAAYKKLQESEKNVLDLQGYVKALKDYRGDYSSKLADNLKLTPEQIEAYDQKAKAEGQPTFESAVVRNFSVVNSDGTLSLNPLRDDTKAAYWDSVPLNRGLPRYLANEMYKKTALQSYAIKLMNTNSLIDQHRMYNGSAWILDYKLDENGYPTKWYIATNIHVIQAFAASTANASSQSRFKHINDLQAEADNYNKYTKVVEDADAEYHKLTKEVNARIKAKDDEIKSYEDKKYEALYAGNQAEADRYEKQALAVRENDLPPLYAEVQRIQVEQWNPKWLTKYTEAKNWLKQGVIGETVGIQLLHFNDETPIDQWLKANELQPTVDIFSFKPSQVKLVYAGLDFLRTSPRDYVDPNSPLSELEEAADFAVLEFDFSNSDNTYEYNSINGDPQNTFGEPKSVSSAAELARLATSNFANWNENEKFKFATKSLKATYQQDEQTMIPNVRLTNDKTANIPKSKINLISVAFPNAKTDHLFNRKVLERSEVAIIDSGFSQSIWTNKPVYVAEGQQVDKKVFTKEYGSGWNKSLSVRNFIDMPGVFDITIVSPLINSSKNEGYKFGVIRDSASTYTGDRYLNYGLGYSLGAWQPLSGASGSSVRTIDNEIVGINYATADSTGVSLTALTQAFRSEGESYNGFYGKYKLEQYDLIYGGGENQRSSYREALQELYPNIQTYLFKQGANLIPEEYKFNK, from the coding sequence ATGAAAAAAAATAAACTTAAATTAATGTTGCTTGCAACATTTGGATCGATTGTTTCAATTTCATCTTTAGGTATTTCTTGTGGACAAACAAAACCAAAACCTGAAAATCCGGCAAATCCTAAAAAAGACGATCCTCAAAACCCTAAAGATAATGGTGGTAACGAGGGTGATAAAGTTATTGTGGAACCTGAAATTCCTACAAGACCTACAAATCCAGGTGTTGGATTAAATATTCCGGGTATGCCTGAACTTTACAAAACAGATCCTGCAGCATATAAAAAACTTCAAGAGTCAGAGAAAAATGTTCTTGATTTACAAGGATATGTAAAAGCTCTTAAAGATTACCGTGGTGATTATTCATCAAAATTAGCTGATAACTTAAAATTAACACCAGAGCAAATTGAGGCATATGACCAAAAAGCTAAAGCAGAAGGTCAACCTACATTCGAAAGTGCTGTCGTTAGAAACTTCTCTGTCGTGAACTCTGATGGAACTTTATCATTAAACCCATTAAGAGATGACACAAAAGCAGCTTACTGAGATTCAGTTCCTTTAAATAGAGGGTTACCTAGATATTTAGCTAATGAAATGTACAAGAAAACTGCTCTTCAATCTTATGCTATTAAACTTATGAACACTAACTCATTAATAGATCAACACAGAATGTACAATGGTTCTGCGTGAATTTTAGATTACAAACTTGATGAAAATGGATATCCAACAAAATGATATATCGCAACAAATATTCACGTTATTCAAGCATTTGCTGCATCAACTGCAAATGCGTCAAGTCAATCAAGATTCAAACACATTAATGATTTACAAGCTGAAGCTGATAACTATAATAAATACACAAAAGTAGTTGAAGATGCTGATGCAGAATACCACAAATTAACAAAAGAAGTTAATGCAAGAATTAAAGCTAAAGATGATGAAATCAAGTCATATGAAGATAAAAAATACGAAGCTTTATATGCAGGTAATCAAGCAGAAGCTGATAGATATGAAAAACAAGCTCTAGCAGTTAGAGAAAATGACTTGCCACCTTTATATGCAGAAGTGCAAAGAATTCAAGTTGAACAATGAAATCCAAAATGATTAACAAAATATACTGAAGCTAAAAACTGACTTAAACAAGGTGTAATTGGCGAAACTGTAGGTATCCAATTATTACACTTTAACGATGAAACTCCAATTGACCAATGATTAAAAGCTAATGAACTTCAACCAACAGTTGATATATTTAGTTTCAAACCATCACAAGTTAAACTAGTTTACGCCGGTCTTGACTTCTTAAGAACTAGCCCAAGAGATTATGTAGATCCAAATTCACCATTATCAGAATTAGAAGAAGCAGCAGACTTTGCTGTTCTCGAATTTGATTTTAGCAATTCAGATAATACATATGAATACAACTCGATTAATGGAGATCCACAAAACACATTTGGTGAACCAAAATCAGTTAGTTCAGCTGCTGAATTAGCTAGATTAGCTACAAGTAATTTTGCAAACTGAAATGAAAATGAAAAATTCAAGTTTGCTACAAAGAGTTTAAAAGCTACATATCAACAAGATGAACAAACAATGATACCTAATGTCAGATTAACAAACGATAAAACTGCAAATATCCCAAAATCAAAAATCAACTTAATTTCAGTAGCCTTCCCAAATGCTAAAACTGACCACTTATTTAACCGTAAGGTGTTAGAAAGATCTGAAGTTGCAATTATTGATTCAGGATTTAGTCAAAGTATTTGAACTAATAAACCTGTTTATGTCGCAGAAGGTCAACAAGTTGATAAAAAAGTATTCACAAAAGAATACGGAAGTGGATGAAACAAATCACTAAGCGTGAGAAACTTTATCGATATGCCTGGTGTATTTGATATTACAATCGTTTCTCCATTAATTAATTCAAGCAAAAACGAAGGTTACAAATTCGGTGTAATTAGAGATTCTGCTTCAACTTACACAGGAGATAGATACTTAAACTACGGATTAGGTTACTCATTAGGTGCTTGACAGCCTTTATCTGGTGCATCAGGTTCATCAGTTAGAACAATTGATAATGAAATTGTTGGAATTAACTATGCAACAGCTGATTCAACAGGTGTGTCATTAACTGCTTTAACTCAAGCATTCAGATCAGAAGGTGAATCTTACAATGGTTTCTATGGTAAATACAAATTAGAACAATATGACTTAATTTACGGTGGTGGAGAAAATCAAAGATCATCATACCGTGAAGCATTACAAGAGTTATATCCAAATATTCAAACTTACTTATTCAAACAAGGAGCAAATTTAATTCCTGAAGAATACAAATTCAACAAATAA
- a CDS encoding MAGa7180 family putative nuclease, which produces MARQYYNKRDYEFDWENSVIVLKDHMIEQLKSDNKFLKYKKIGGSTVSEILIKDAFKNEFNAFCHIAHLKLPVLSQKYINAGTILEPKIFDFLRKMHPNVVIENFVAADYEYNYFKDKDDVIMGVPDGYIPSTNMILEIKTAQDKKYELWGDKDVDPSYRKQAQLYSYLKGANHYSIIALFLRDDLGDYLNPENVEINQRRMKSYTFPVNRADVEDDIKKVKQWYYHYTNTNKSPKFDPLINKDQLEYLQCESFEEWEKLLNKWKQEGKADFNVKA; this is translated from the coding sequence ATGGCTAGACAATATTACAACAAGAGAGATTATGAGTTTGATTGAGAAAATAGTGTGATTGTTTTAAAAGATCATATGATTGAGCAACTTAAATCTGATAATAAGTTTTTAAAATACAAAAAAATCGGAGGAAGCACCGTTTCTGAGATTTTAATTAAGGATGCATTCAAAAATGAATTTAATGCATTTTGTCACATTGCACACTTAAAATTACCTGTGTTATCACAAAAATACATTAATGCAGGGACTATTTTAGAACCTAAAATATTTGATTTCTTAAGAAAGATGCACCCTAATGTAGTGATTGAAAACTTTGTTGCTGCTGATTATGAATATAACTATTTTAAAGACAAGGATGATGTCATTATGGGAGTTCCCGATGGATACATCCCTTCGACAAATATGATTCTTGAAATCAAAACAGCACAAGATAAGAAATATGAACTCTGAGGCGACAAAGATGTTGACCCTTCGTATAGAAAACAAGCACAACTTTATTCGTATTTAAAAGGAGCTAACCATTACTCAATTATCGCTTTATTCTTAAGAGATGACCTTGGAGATTATTTGAACCCTGAAAATGTGGAAATTAACCAAAGAAGAATGAAATCTTACACATTCCCTGTTAATAGAGCAGATGTTGAAGATGATATTAAGAAAGTTAAACAATGATACTATCATTACACAAATACAAACAAATCCCCTAAATTTGACCCTTTAATCAACAAAGATCAACTTGAATACTTACAATGTGAATCATTTGAAGAATGAGAGAAACTTTTAAACAAATGAAAACAAGAAGGTAAAGCTGATTTCAATGTAAAAGCTTAG
- a CDS encoding MSC_0621 family F1-like ATPase epsilon subunit: MIDLTLVSAKNVKKHLKISELKINHQLKDSWQKVEKNTISSYKKVLCSLKTNSKEYFLIFDSLFVQSNENQIVLFYNNSFETFVQDDKNKTQLHSLNKKYKEIKKELLKTKFALYASNDIDLINRLEKLKRKAFKLKAQIYFSLFENEDLWK, translated from the coding sequence ATGATTGATTTAACTTTAGTATCAGCTAAAAATGTTAAAAAACATCTTAAGATTTCTGAATTAAAAATCAATCATCAGCTAAAAGATAGTTGACAAAAAGTTGAGAAAAACACAATCTCAAGTTACAAAAAAGTTTTATGTTCACTTAAAACAAATTCAAAAGAATACTTTTTAATATTTGATTCATTATTTGTCCAAAGCAATGAAAATCAAATTGTCCTTTTCTACAATAATTCATTTGAAACTTTTGTCCAAGATGACAAAAATAAAACTCAATTACATTCATTAAATAAAAAATACAAAGAAATTAAAAAGGAACTGCTAAAAACAAAATTTGCTTTATATGCTTCTAATGACATTGATTTAATCAACAGATTAGAAAAACTAAAAAGAAAAGCATTCAAGCTTAAAGCTCAAATTTACTTTTCACTATTTGAAAATGAGGATTTATGAAAATAA
- a CDS encoding MSC_0622 family F1-like ATPase gamma subunit, which yields MNSKTIESKYNSLKKIYKIVESKKNITLINLLRLSKQIGYCLDRANYSKFIIEQITDKYSINDFALNKKSDLLTLGGLKTLWIYITEEEKYSTNSYQKHEKYLLQAINKSNDSIIAIGQKATKFANDNGFNILFSFEKNEVDYLNELLPKIIINNFKINDYANLNFVINSTKIKEKHIQLLPVNMNNFTLKHHQHGQLFNSNINTHKISQDLNEFIDSETESYLNFAISSLLTESALIYEKYKLVAQNSTLNDLEEKIKFQKRQFLKVKREKEIEQISMLSKKKDLLHEIRKGN from the coding sequence ATGAACAGTAAAACCATTGAATCAAAATATAATTCTCTTAAAAAGATTTATAAAATCGTTGAATCAAAGAAAAATATTACTTTAATTAACTTACTTAGACTATCTAAACAAATTGGTTACTGTTTAGATAGAGCTAACTATTCAAAATTCATAATTGAGCAAATTACTGATAAATATTCAATCAATGATTTTGCTCTTAATAAAAAAAGTGACTTGCTTACTTTAGGTGGATTAAAAACACTTTGAATTTACATTACAGAAGAAGAAAAATATAGTACTAACTCATATCAAAAACATGAAAAGTACTTGCTCCAAGCTATCAACAAATCTAACGATAGCATTATTGCTATCGGTCAAAAAGCAACTAAGTTTGCTAATGACAACGGATTTAATATCTTATTTAGCTTTGAGAAAAATGAAGTTGATTACTTAAATGAACTACTTCCAAAAATCATTATTAACAACTTCAAAATTAATGATTATGCAAACTTAAACTTTGTAATTAACTCAACAAAGATTAAAGAAAAACATATTCAACTGCTTCCTGTAAATATGAATAATTTCACACTTAAACACCATCAACACGGTCAATTATTTAACTCAAATATCAACACTCATAAAATTTCGCAAGATTTAAATGAGTTTATCGATTCAGAAACTGAGTCTTACTTAAACTTTGCTATTTCTTCACTTTTAACTGAGTCAGCTTTAATTTATGAAAAATATAAGTTAGTTGCTCAAAATAGTACTCTTAATGATTTAGAAGAAAAAATTAAATTCCAAAAAAGACAATTCTTAAAAGTTAAAAGAGAAAAAGAAATTGAACAAATCTCAATGCTTAGCAAGAAAAAAGACTTATTACACGAAATCAGAAAGGGGAACTAA
- a CDS encoding MSC_0624 family F1-like ATPase-associated membrane protein: MQKSHSVNSKTNLLQLNWSKENVLKLISLVLSFLLISSIGIVFNYFINKGDQTGIDYSILFDRSFKINSSINFFVLFNLTLLSLLIIIAMTKSYFVINKNNLKFSSYIYWYVAYITYALITFGFYTFTFITTTKDTSSKWLIYNSFLLIPLLVIDLTFDVYTQVKKSRSFSINIKKLVLDWSYTIIKYVLLGIGLWMLVLMVNNVQVSKSKDGSIETQRVVGIFVNNVYINKLTRIFSENAVYKNLSIFGLVFALILLLSLKVYSNISNLSSVVYRNSLFASLTKLILAFILPVMFFAIYTLAKYAYKPIDISEDTTTKVALFAAFIALVAILNGLVIASRFTKFKNQLLTNKTVFVILELVSLFVLLVANTQLNYFHRLIINLLFFILFVINFGLVKYNKANKLNNLENAMLLAMLVSLTISLVFSIFLHATFSNDNWAILVLTKNWDILTIFALVTIMLYILFALSSIAYTGFIKIFALFYEKRKHFTKRGK; the protein is encoded by the coding sequence ATGCAGAAATCTCATTCAGTTAATAGTAAAACCAATTTATTACAGTTAAACTGAAGTAAAGAAAATGTTCTTAAATTAATTTCACTTGTACTTTCGTTCTTGTTAATAAGCTCAATTGGAATTGTTTTCAATTACTTTATTAACAAAGGCGATCAAACAGGAATTGATTATTCAATTCTGTTTGATAGAAGTTTCAAAATAAACTCAAGTATTAACTTCTTTGTGTTATTCAACTTAACTTTATTATCATTGCTGATTATTATCGCTATGACTAAGAGTTATTTTGTCATAAACAAAAATAACTTGAAGTTTTCAAGTTACATCTACTGATATGTTGCATACATTACTTATGCACTTATTACATTTGGATTTTATACTTTTACTTTTATAACTACTACAAAAGATACTTCTTCAAAATGATTAATTTATAACTCATTTTTACTTATACCACTTTTAGTTATTGATTTAACTTTTGATGTATATACACAAGTTAAAAAATCAAGAAGTTTTTCAATTAACATCAAGAAATTAGTTTTAGATTGAAGCTATACTATAATCAAATACGTTTTACTCGGAATTGGATTATGAATGCTTGTTTTAATGGTTAATAACGTTCAAGTTTCAAAATCAAAAGATGGAAGCATTGAAACGCAAAGAGTTGTTGGTATTTTTGTAAACAATGTTTACATTAATAAACTAACTAGAATTTTCAGTGAAAATGCAGTTTACAAAAACTTATCTATTTTTGGATTAGTTTTTGCACTTATCTTACTTCTAAGTTTAAAAGTTTACTCAAACATTTCAAACTTATCAAGCGTGGTTTACAGAAACAGTTTATTTGCATCACTTACAAAATTAATTCTTGCATTTATCTTACCTGTAATGTTCTTTGCGATTTACACACTTGCAAAATACGCTTACAAACCAATCGATATTAGCGAAGATACAACCACAAAAGTTGCTTTATTTGCTGCGTTTATTGCATTAGTTGCAATCTTAAATGGACTTGTAATTGCAAGTAGATTTACAAAATTCAAAAATCAATTATTAACAAACAAAACAGTATTTGTAATTTTAGAATTAGTTTCATTATTTGTTTTATTAGTTGCAAATACTCAATTAAACTACTTTCACAGATTAATTATCAACTTATTATTCTTTATTTTATTTGTAATTAACTTTGGATTAGTTAAATACAATAAAGCTAATAAATTAAATAATTTAGAAAATGCAATGCTTTTAGCTATGTTAGTTTCTCTAACAATTTCATTAGTGTTTAGCATTTTCTTACACGCTACATTCAGTAATGATAACTGAGCAATATTAGTGCTTACAAAGAATTGAGATATATTGACAATTTTTGCACTAGTCACAATTATGCTTTATATTCTATTTGCACTTTCATCTATAGCATATACTGGATTTATCAAGATATTTGCTTTGTTTTATGAAAAAAGAAAACACTTTACAAAGAGAGGTAAATAA
- a CDS encoding putative immunoglobulin-blocking virulence protein, producing MIKAKRKKIIINIGAVSALAVVGVVAAKTISDNAKPKTKDLGVITQSRGIATVINENDVLYSDRNSSNKDNNLKIKVKIEPEQPTVENPKPVQPEPTKPVTEPEQPEQPEQPVNPEPDPVEPVPDPEPANPDPVEPEPTDPAPAPDPEPVTPTPGSDPQPEPDPAPTPEQPKEPEPEDPDKAEDSVYTEQPKTTEPEPEQPTEPIIEQPIIVTPPEPEPEPEPDPSTEPSKAIEGYANPEAAKDLDFATMKPKPIDKVTKVKEEMKREIRENLSVINSIFNKNPNDLTEADKELLNKSIIKIANNNPQINYPENADFSYLFKLLKDPQQAYAFKITLENINRELENYLNKGMVPSFHWGDTGFGSFAHVNLEDNVVRNEYIARHKNSYFAYESQYHRNSKQIRNFEYDGFSKQNKTSEYSRYGAGADKGIEIYEYKPESAIAKEKVKTNKVMAILDAANTKGYNSFLSFLDKVKKANKQIDVLVIKNMGLKDKRQEFRHILKQLPESIQKLTLFFEGKDTTSLIALKDKRIQELDLYSSNDLLSKDWGIDPIALRGVKNITFDYTFAAMQDNTNMPGSIVFNRLRFDKDDTLEEINEGLDIAFKDRYNERIFQGEFGDGSWPTWLDFSLNKNIRSLEGMRFHNRVFKNLTLYNNTNTFTVNADTLAAQQWSAMLIKGPERPKLHFVSPVEVNTLYIQGNARDLDDNWGPELYGLIESGKNVFRTIYVDNQTMADRLNRSQAFTKFGKTAVVKSANFDPSGGGDAEISFS from the coding sequence ATGATTAAAGCTAAAAGAAAAAAAATAATAATCAATATTGGTGCCGTTTCTGCACTAGCTGTTGTAGGTGTTGTTGCAGCTAAAACAATTAGTGATAATGCTAAACCAAAAACAAAAGACTTAGGAGTTATTACTCAGTCACGTGGAATCGCTACAGTCATCAATGAAAACGATGTTTTATATAGCGACAGAAATTCTTCAAACAAAGATAATAACTTAAAAATTAAAGTCAAAATCGAACCAGAACAACCAACTGTTGAAAATCCAAAACCAGTACAACCAGAACCAACAAAACCTGTTACTGAACCAGAACAACCAGAACAACCAGAACAACCTGTTAATCCAGAGCCAGATCCAGTAGAACCTGTACCTGACCCTGAACCAGCAAACCCGGATCCGGTAGAACCTGAGCCTACTGATCCTGCTCCTGCGCCTGATCCAGAACCTGTGACCCCAACACCTGGATCTGATCCACAACCTGAGCCAGATCCTGCTCCAACACCAGAGCAACCAAAAGAACCAGAACCAGAAGATCCGGATAAAGCAGAAGATAGTGTTTATACAGAACAACCTAAAACCACAGAACCAGAACCTGAGCAACCTACAGAGCCTATTATTGAACAACCAATTATAGTGACTCCTCCAGAACCAGAACCAGAACCTGAACCAGATCCATCTACAGAACCTTCAAAAGCAATCGAAGGTTACGCTAACCCAGAAGCTGCAAAAGATTTAGATTTTGCAACAATGAAACCTAAACCTATTGACAAAGTTACAAAAGTCAAAGAGGAAATGAAAAGAGAAATTAGAGAAAATCTTTCTGTTATTAACAGCATATTTAATAAAAATCCAAATGATTTAACAGAAGCTGATAAAGAGCTTTTAAACAAGAGTATCATTAAGATTGCTAATAACAATCCTCAAATTAATTATCCAGAGAACGCAGATTTCTCATATCTTTTTAAATTACTTAAAGATCCTCAACAAGCATACGCATTTAAGATAACACTTGAAAATATAAATAGAGAACTTGAAAATTACCTTAACAAAGGTATGGTTCCAAGTTTCCATTGAGGTGATACAGGATTTGGTAGTTTTGCACATGTTAACTTAGAAGATAATGTTGTTCGTAATGAATACATAGCAAGACATAAAAATTCATATTTTGCTTACGAATCACAATATCACAGAAATTCAAAACAAATTAGAAACTTTGAATATGATGGGTTCTCTAAACAAAATAAAACTTCTGAATATTCAAGATATGGAGCAGGCGCTGATAAAGGAATTGAAATTTATGAATACAAACCAGAAAGTGCTATTGCAAAAGAAAAAGTCAAAACAAACAAAGTTATGGCAATTCTTGATGCAGCTAACACTAAAGGTTACAATTCATTCTTAAGCTTTTTAGATAAAGTTAAAAAAGCTAACAAACAAATTGATGTACTTGTAATCAAAAATATGGGTCTTAAAGACAAACGTCAAGAATTTAGACACATTTTAAAACAACTTCCTGAATCAATTCAAAAATTAACTTTATTCTTTGAAGGTAAAGATACAACTTCACTTATTGCACTTAAAGATAAGAGAATCCAAGAATTAGACCTTTATAGTTCAAATGACTTATTAAGTAAAGATTGAGGAATTGACCCTATTGCATTACGTGGTGTAAAAAATATTACATTTGACTACACATTCGCAGCTATGCAAGATAATACAAATATGCCAGGTTCAATTGTATTTAACAGACTTAGATTTGATAAAGATGATACATTAGAAGAAATCAACGAAGGTCTTGATATTGCATTCAAAGATAGATACAATGAAAGAATTTTCCAAGGAGAATTCGGAGATGGTTCTTGACCTACTTGACTTGATTTCTCATTAAACAAAAACATCAGAAGTCTTGAAGGAATGCGTTTCCACAATAGAGTATTTAAAAACTTAACTCTTTACAATAACACAAATACATTCACAGTTAATGCTGACACGTTAGCAGCTCAACAATGATCTGCAATGCTTATCAAAGGACCTGAAAGACCTAAATTACATTTTGTTAGTCCTGTAGAAGTTAACACATTATACATTCAAGGTAATGCACGTGACTTAGACGATAACTGAGGTCCAGAATTATACGGATTAATTGAATCAGGTAAAAATGTATTCAGAACAATTTACGTAGATAACCAAACAATGGCTGACAGATTAAATCGCTCACAAGCATTTACTAAATTTGGTAAAACAGCAGTAGTTAAATCAGCTAACTTTGATCCAAGTGGAGGTGGCGATGCAGAAATCTCATTCAGTTAA